The Palaemon carinicauda isolate YSFRI2023 chromosome 33, ASM3689809v2, whole genome shotgun sequence genome contains a region encoding:
- the LOC137625990 gene encoding uncharacterized protein — MEEDNTHPTLWAVVKVLSEHSKLYDSNSKGKKQLISIVLNPHWTARDVQVALLKALGLGPPTVSVSAHNVVKVRDSHGALLPLTPVALHSSPVQPLVVEICGTHQHVAVEDCRVEALPPTFRTAVEAIVKRFEERLKIVETGLDGLQGRRQLLVEKELHQIQETLNFMIRRLDFTHAPNWVTGQT, encoded by the exons ATGGAAGAGGACAACACCCACCCAACTCTGTGGGCTGTCGTCAAGGTGCTATCTGAACATT CTAAATTGTATGACAGCAACAGCAAAGGAAAGAAACAGCTGATATCCATTGTTCTGAACCCGCACTGGACGGCCAGAGATGTACAAGTGGCCCTCCTGAAGGCTCTAGGTCTAGGACCACCTACTGTTTCTGTCTCGGCTCACAACGTTGTCAAAGTGAGGGATTCCCACGGTGCCCTTCTGCCACTCACTCCAGTGGCCCTTCACTCTTCTCCTGTTCAGCCGTTAGTTGTGGAAATATGTGGGACTCATCAGCATG TTGCTGTAGAAGACTGCCGAGTAGAAGCTTTGCCCCCAACTTTCAGAACTGCAGTCGAAGCCATTGTCAAGCGATTCGAAGAGAGA CTCAAGATAGTGGAGACAGGCCTTGACGGACTACAAGGGCGACGCCAGTTACTTGTTGAGAAAGAACTCCACCAAATCCAGGAGACCCTGAACTTTATGATAAGGAGACTTGACTTTACTCACGCCCCAAACTGGGTCACAGGGCAGACTTAA
- the LOC137625991 gene encoding uncharacterized protein, with protein MKASIILLVAVAGIWCLPTNVEEGGEGHNRKLATIFVEYPSDTEIQIAETETGKYKLKVYHGTGSERFQVPTKAWKVPNDWSTPGRSTSKIVHAEVLSNGDVVLVIYSDQTGLELIVLPLEILEIPGGVSTVSPRPIIFPHQPIVFPNFTVPWHPTVPTPPEKWEWVSSDAEIVTPKAQVFPVPEKSSLPSY; from the exons ATGAAAGCCTCAATCATTCTTCTTGTGGCGGTGGCAGGCATTTGGTGTCTGCCTACAAATGTTGAGGAAGGTGGTGAAGGGCACAACAGAAAGCTAGCTACCATATTTGTTGAGTACCCTTCTGACACAGAGATTCAGATAGCAGAAACTGAAACTG GCAAATATAAACTGAAGGTGTACCACGGCACTGGCAGCGAGAGATTCCAGGTTCCTACCAAGGCTTGGAAGGTGCCAAATGACTGGAGCACCCCTGGAAGGAGTACGTCAAAGATTGTCCATGCTGAGGTTCTATCAAACGGAGACGTAGTCCTTGTGATTTACAGCGATCAGACGGGTTTGGAACTCATTGTCTTGCCACTGGAAATTCTCGAGATACCAGGCGGAGTCTCCACCGTATCCCCAAGACCAATTATATTCCCGCACCAGCCAATCGTTTTTCCCAACTTCACTGTTCCTTGGCATCCTACAGTGCCCACCCCTCCGGAAAAATGGGAATGGGTGTCCTCTGATGCCGAAATCGTCACTCCTAAAGCTCAAGTTTTTCCAGTACCCGAGAAATCTTCTTTGCCATCGTACTGA